A single region of the Halobellus ruber genome encodes:
- a CDS encoding UbiD family decarboxylase domain-containing protein, whose translation MTDVRTHLDRLDAADDIATVGERVHWADTAAAVAGEAARANGPAVRLPDTGGRATLVGGAFGGPDRLAVRSREPWARVGAALGAGHDASYLDVLDALVAARRGGTDPDPVAEPAATEDADLRSLGLPAVGGADVPTITLGVAAVPAAAVGRGGGDAAATNDRPAAVPEGSRTDPDAVRWVPVRGSIHGSDGLRLSVPTPVGDVPDGTRLTVALGAPPAVLFGATMRWLGESHVASAPRIARSLAPIGVAPTPAGAVPAASEVVIGATVGPETPAGPSGAPAPWESAVTTATLDARVEDVRTRTEPIVPFSPTGTPMSDGRHLLSVTESARLYGRVNNYWGVAPAEWLALPAEAGLGICLVASDVLYAGFEWQLANTLFSFSRLFDKVVVLDTETPPMDLGRAFDDVWVKAHPANDWEFSDPEAPAARAPQYRRDGATGANMYVDAAWDPRWDEEYIAPRVTFEATYPEEIRAAVRADWTDLGFDNGPEHDPTRGGDGSGTADGADGGA comes from the coding sequence ATGACTGACGTCCGGACGCACCTCGACCGGCTCGACGCCGCGGACGACATCGCGACCGTCGGCGAGCGGGTCCACTGGGCCGACACCGCGGCCGCGGTGGCGGGCGAAGCCGCCCGGGCGAACGGGCCCGCGGTCCGGCTGCCTGACACCGGCGGCCGTGCGACCCTGGTCGGCGGCGCGTTCGGCGGCCCCGACCGGCTCGCGGTGCGCTCGCGGGAGCCGTGGGCGCGGGTCGGTGCCGCCCTGGGAGCGGGCCACGACGCCAGCTACCTCGACGTGCTCGACGCCCTGGTGGCCGCCCGACGCGGCGGGACCGACCCGGATCCGGTCGCGGAGCCGGCAGCGACCGAGGACGCCGACCTCCGATCGCTGGGGTTGCCGGCGGTCGGCGGCGCCGACGTGCCGACGATCACGCTGGGGGTCGCTGCGGTCCCGGCCGCCGCGGTCGGGCGCGGTGGCGGAGATGCGGCGGCGACCAACGACCGGCCCGCGGCGGTCCCGGAGGGCAGCCGGACGGATCCGGACGCGGTGCGGTGGGTTCCGGTCCGCGGCTCAATCCACGGCAGCGACGGGCTCAGGCTCTCGGTCCCGACACCCGTCGGCGACGTGCCCGACGGCACGCGGCTGACGGTCGCGCTCGGGGCGCCGCCGGCGGTGCTGTTCGGGGCGACGATGCGGTGGCTGGGGGAGTCCCACGTCGCGAGCGCCCCCCGGATCGCCCGAAGCCTGGCGCCGATCGGGGTCGCCCCGACGCCGGCGGGGGCGGTCCCAGCGGCGAGCGAGGTGGTGATCGGGGCGACGGTCGGGCCGGAGACGCCAGCCGGGCCGTCCGGAGCGCCCGCGCCGTGGGAGAGCGCCGTCACCACTGCCACGCTCGACGCTCGCGTCGAGGACGTCCGGACGCGGACGGAGCCGATCGTCCCGTTCTCGCCGACCGGCACGCCGATGTCCGACGGCCGGCATCTCCTCTCGGTGACCGAGTCCGCGCGGCTCTACGGCCGGGTGAACAACTACTGGGGGGTCGCGCCCGCGGAGTGGCTCGCGCTGCCCGCGGAGGCGGGGCTCGGGATCTGCCTGGTCGCGAGTGACGTGCTCTACGCCGGCTTCGAGTGGCAGCTCGCAAACACCCTGTTTTCCTTTTCCCGGCTGTTCGACAAGGTGGTGGTGCTCGACACCGAGACGCCGCCGATGGACCTGGGCCGGGCCTTCGACGACGTCTGGGTGAAGGCCCACCCCGCAAACGACTGGGAGTTCTCCGACCCGGAGGCGCCGGCCGCGCGGGCGCCGCAGTACCGACGGGACGGGGCGACCGGCGCGAACATGTACGTCGACGCCGCGTGGGACCCCCGGTGGGACGAGGAGTACATCGCGCCGCGGGTGACCTTCGAGGCGACGTACCCCGAGGAGATCCGGGCGGCCGTGCGGGCCGACTGGACGGACCTCGGGTTCGACAACGGCCCCGAGCACGACCCGACGCGCGGCGGTGACGGGAGCGGGACCGCCGACGGCGCCGACGGGGGAGCGTAG
- a CDS encoding MBL fold metallo-hydrolase, with the protein MSAPPVERIAHTAASPEGENSTYVLPDRGLVVDPGPPGASPWKALTEGLKSAGLPVGSVETVVVTHWHADHAGLAPRLAAAADAELVLHRDDAPLVADYAAERERRLDRDARRLREWGVPASTIEGIVDGDAPSPMPDECPVRAVADGESVAGGEAIHTPGHTAGHLAMLADDALLVGDAVLPTYTPNVGGSDTRLGSALETYLNTLDTLSERFGGADPPPQAYPGHGSTVDLPGRIRTIRNHHTERIRDAVAALPDPDDTADPPGRTPWAVAGDLFGGMAGIHAKMGAGEAAAHLAFAADHGFAERVGDAPDRYVRAESDPKAGPDRDGLRFGPL; encoded by the coding sequence ATGTCGGCGCCTCCCGTCGAGCGGATCGCCCACACCGCCGCCAGCCCCGAGGGGGAAAACAGCACCTACGTCCTGCCGGATCGGGGGCTCGTCGTCGACCCCGGGCCGCCGGGCGCGTCGCCGTGGAAGGCGCTGACCGAGGGGCTCAAATCAGCGGGGCTGCCGGTCGGATCGGTCGAAACCGTCGTCGTCACCCACTGGCACGCCGACCACGCGGGGCTGGCTCCCCGGCTGGCTGCGGCTGCCGACGCGGAACTGGTACTTCACCGGGACGACGCGCCGCTCGTGGCCGACTACGCCGCCGAGCGGGAGCGCCGCCTCGACCGCGACGCCCGGCGGCTCCGGGAGTGGGGCGTTCCCGCGTCGACCATCGAGGGGATCGTCGACGGCGACGCGCCCTCGCCGATGCCCGACGAGTGCCCCGTCAGGGCGGTCGCCGACGGCGAGTCGGTGGCCGGCGGGGAGGCGATCCACACGCCCGGCCACACCGCGGGCCACCTCGCGATGCTGGCCGACGACGCGCTCCTCGTCGGCGACGCGGTCCTCCCGACGTACACGCCGAACGTCGGCGGCAGCGACACGCGGCTCGGGTCCGCGCTGGAGACGTACCTGAATACGCTCGATACCCTCTCGGAGCGGTTCGGCGGGGCGGACCCGCCGCCGCAGGCCTACCCCGGCCACGGATCGACGGTCGACCTGCCGGGACGGATCCGGACGATCCGGAACCACCACACGGAGCGGATCCGGGACGCGGTCGCGGCGCTGCCCGACCCCGATGACACCGCCGACCCGCCGGGGCGGACGCCGTGGGCCGTCGCGGGCGACCTGTTCGGGGGGATGGCGGGGATCCACGCCAAGATGGGCGCCGGCGAGGCGGCCGCACACCTCGCGTTCGCGGCCGACCACGGCTTCGCGGAGCGGGTCGGCGACGCGCCCGATCGGTACGTTCGGGCGGAGTCGGACCCGAAGGCGGGCCCCGATCGGGACGGGCTACGGTTCGGACCGCTGTAG
- a CDS encoding acyl-CoA dehydrogenase family protein, which translates to MTLLDRALSEEHDDVLDRADDFVAETLAPRTEEIERSREFPRDVVEAAGDAGLLGILVPEEYGGLGGDFVSYCLALERIAEESGAVAETIQGHTFATLPVLNFGTDAQKERLLPEMVAGESVGAMLLTEPGAGSSPTELGTVAEATDDGYRISGEKSFGTNAGVADVHLVVARKRPQPEDSHGVSVFLVPSPEDVAGFTFDRGEYLGMHGHVTGDSTFEEVAVDADALLGSIGQGFRIAMGTIDMARTGLGAIGCGIGRAAFAEAVDYAGDREQGGKPVGEYQAVQVLVAEMDSTLESARSLVYDSAVRIADGGGDTRASSRAKFTASDAAEFCARNAMQIYGGKGYRTDYPLERYYRDARILSIIGGTSEIQKTTVASEALGL; encoded by the coding sequence ATGACGCTACTCGATCGTGCCCTCTCCGAGGAGCACGACGACGTGCTCGACCGGGCAGACGACTTCGTCGCGGAGACGCTCGCACCCCGAACCGAGGAGATCGAACGGAGCCGCGAGTTCCCCCGCGACGTCGTCGAGGCCGCGGGCGACGCCGGGCTGCTCGGGATCCTGGTTCCCGAGGAGTACGGCGGGCTCGGCGGCGACTTCGTCTCGTACTGCCTGGCGCTCGAACGGATCGCCGAGGAGAGCGGCGCGGTCGCCGAAACCATCCAAGGCCACACCTTCGCGACGCTGCCGGTCCTGAACTTCGGGACCGACGCCCAGAAGGAGCGGCTGCTCCCGGAGATGGTCGCCGGCGAGTCGGTCGGCGCGATGCTCCTGACGGAACCGGGCGCCGGCTCGTCGCCGACGGAGCTCGGGACCGTCGCGGAGGCGACCGACGACGGCTACCGGATCTCCGGCGAGAAGTCCTTCGGCACGAACGCCGGCGTCGCCGACGTCCACCTGGTGGTCGCGCGGAAACGCCCCCAACCGGAGGACTCCCACGGCGTGAGCGTCTTTCTGGTGCCGAGCCCGGAGGACGTCGCGGGGTTCACCTTCGACCGCGGGGAGTACCTCGGGATGCACGGCCACGTGACCGGCGACTCGACGTTCGAGGAGGTCGCGGTCGACGCCGACGCGCTGCTGGGCTCGATCGGCCAGGGGTTCCGGATCGCGATGGGCACGATCGATATGGCCCGGACGGGGCTCGGCGCGATCGGCTGTGGGATCGGTCGGGCCGCCTTCGCGGAAGCGGTCGACTACGCCGGCGACCGCGAACAGGGCGGCAAGCCCGTCGGCGAGTACCAGGCGGTCCAGGTGCTGGTCGCGGAGATGGACTCGACGCTCGAATCCGCCCGGAGTTTGGTGTACGATTCGGCGGTCCGGATCGCCGACGGCGGCGGCGACACCCGCGCGTCCTCGCGAGCGAAGTTCACCGCCAGCGACGCCGCGGAGTTCTGCGCTCGGAACGCGATGCAGATCTACGGCGGCAAGGGCTACCGGACCGACTACCCCCTGGAGCGGTACTACCGCGACGCCCGCATCCTCTCGATCATCGGCGGGACCTCGGAGATCCAGAAGACCACCGTCGCGAGCGAGGCGCTGGGGCTGTAG
- a CDS encoding PaaD-like zinc ribbon domain-containing protein: MSSSNTPPEPDAGAAVDGDREDPPEAVCPFCGSDDSELESTFGSEVSKSQYYCNNCHTVFERIKYDGATPPTGREGDGSR, from the coding sequence ATGAGTTCGTCGAACACACCCCCCGAGCCGGACGCCGGCGCCGCAGTCGACGGCGACCGCGAGGACCCGCCGGAGGCGGTCTGTCCGTTCTGCGGCTCGGACGACTCCGAACTCGAATCCACGTTCGGGTCGGAGGTCTCGAAGAGCCAGTACTACTGCAACAACTGCCATACGGTCTTCGAGCGGATCAAATACGACGGCGCGACGCCGCCGACGGGACGCGAGGGCGACGGGTCACGCTGA
- a CDS encoding Phenylacetic acid catabolic protein has protein sequence MSDADGWPDAAVDYVQAIADTKLLLGQRYGEWMLKGPNLEDDISGASNAQDEIGQVRQLFRLLKRQGVDDEWLESERDPAEYANAATLDTEAAAWPTFIVQAALTDRAAWLLLDAIDHDDFTGMVQKMGEDEYFHLEHHDGRLETLARDQPAAVEAALEEYFPQILGFVGPAAYDAESDPLVEAGFTDRPAAEIRRALTDHYEDLFAGTEVSVPPLDDGVPDPDEWDEQRRRVGDGHVDPDVVDQLQGVSNREYVIA, from the coding sequence ATGAGCGACGCCGACGGATGGCCGGACGCGGCCGTCGACTACGTCCAGGCGATCGCCGACACCAAGCTGCTTCTCGGCCAGCGCTACGGCGAGTGGATGCTGAAGGGCCCCAACCTCGAGGACGACATCTCGGGGGCCAGCAACGCCCAAGACGAGATCGGGCAGGTGCGACAGCTGTTCCGGCTGCTCAAACGGCAGGGCGTCGACGACGAGTGGCTCGAATCCGAGCGCGACCCAGCGGAGTACGCCAACGCCGCGACGCTGGACACGGAGGCGGCAGCGTGGCCCACGTTCATCGTCCAGGCCGCGCTCACCGACCGGGCGGCGTGGCTGTTGCTCGACGCCATCGACCACGACGACTTCACCGGGATGGTCCAGAAGATGGGCGAAGACGAGTACTTCCACCTCGAGCACCACGACGGCCGGCTGGAGACGCTCGCTCGGGACCAGCCTGCGGCCGTCGAGGCCGCCCTCGAGGAGTACTTCCCGCAGATCCTGGGGTTCGTCGGGCCGGCAGCCTACGACGCGGAGTCGGACCCGCTCGTCGAGGCGGGCTTCACCGACCGCCCGGCCGCGGAGATCCGCCGGGCGCTCACCGACCACTACGAGGACCTCTTCGCGGGCACGGAGGTGTCGGTGCCGCCGCTCGACGACGGCGTCCCCGACCCCGACGAGTGGGACGAGCAGCGCCGCCGCGTCGGCGACGGTCACGTCGATCCCGACGTGGTCGACCAACTGCAGGGCGTCTCCAACCGGGAGTACGTGATCGCATGA
- a CDS encoding phenylacetic acid degradation PaaB family protein, with the protein MKYHVFTRINAGDDLMHVGTVQADSDRLARIYAHRTYDEEDWDFIGVVREENLIEVEERPIPGGRSR; encoded by the coding sequence ATGAAGTACCACGTGTTCACCCGGATCAACGCCGGCGACGACCTGATGCACGTCGGGACGGTCCAGGCCGATTCCGACCGGCTCGCGCGGATCTACGCCCACCGGACCTACGACGAGGAGGACTGGGACTTCATCGGCGTCGTCCGCGAGGAGAACCTCATCGAGGTCGAGGAACGGCCCATCCCGGGCGGGAGGTCCCGATGA
- a CDS encoding metal-sulfur cluster assembly factor, which produces MSVNAAEATAAGAHARPSEDADEFERELWATLDTVPDPHIPVSLVEMAMIYDVDADDGDVTVTMTFPCMGCPAYDMIKDDVRAALRTVRGVSGVDIEVTWDPVWSKDMLTDNAREELREAGISL; this is translated from the coding sequence ATGAGCGTCAACGCCGCGGAGGCAACCGCCGCGGGGGCTCACGCCCGCCCGAGCGAGGACGCCGACGAGTTCGAGCGCGAACTCTGGGCCACCCTCGATACCGTCCCGGACCCGCACATCCCGGTCAGCTTAGTCGAGATGGCAATGATCTACGACGTCGACGCCGACGACGGCGACGTGACGGTCACGATGACCTTCCCGTGTATGGGCTGTCCCGCCTACGATATGATCAAAGACGACGTGCGCGCGGCCCTACGGACGGTCCGCGGCGTCTCCGGCGTCGACATCGAGGTGACGTGGGACCCCGTCTGGTCGAAGGACATGCTCACCGACAACGCCAGAGAGGAGCTCCGCGAGGCCGGCATCAGCCTATGA
- a CDS encoding 1,2-phenylacetyl-CoA epoxidase subunit PaaC: MPTEKRFKEQLQNGRMIEDESEMTDGYKEALKGTLLVSADTELMSAPAYYEQSMNAPTLDARASCVSVIQDELGHGHIAYRLLEDLGEDREELLYEREPYEFRNTYGFDQPLETFAELVCSHGMFDRAGMVLLSDIEEHTSYAPWKRALRKVGKEEQFHLRHGETWMRRLTNKSEKTKGKVQDAVDWMFPMGVEWFGLPDSQKRNTDQLDYRIKGKTNDELRQEWMSHVVPLANELDLEVPAHYDDDSDEYVLEYDAPVAFDAANKEWRFEEPIGWDDVLDRWRDRGPANEKHVNLIQSGTLEAGV, translated from the coding sequence ATGCCAACAGAGAAACGATTCAAAGAGCAGCTACAGAACGGGCGGATGATCGAGGACGAGTCGGAGATGACCGACGGCTACAAGGAAGCCCTGAAGGGAACCCTGCTGGTCTCCGCCGACACCGAGCTGATGAGCGCCCCGGCGTACTACGAGCAGTCGATGAACGCGCCGACGCTCGACGCCCGGGCCTCGTGTGTGAGCGTGATCCAGGACGAGCTCGGCCACGGCCACATCGCCTACCGCCTGCTCGAGGACCTCGGCGAGGACCGCGAGGAGCTGCTGTACGAGCGTGAACCCTACGAGTTCCGCAACACCTACGGCTTCGACCAGCCGCTGGAGACGTTCGCGGAGCTGGTCTGCTCCCACGGGATGTTCGACCGCGCCGGGATGGTCCTCCTGAGCGACATCGAGGAGCACACCTCCTACGCCCCCTGGAAGCGCGCGCTCCGGAAGGTCGGCAAGGAAGAGCAGTTCCACCTCCGCCACGGCGAGACCTGGATGCGCCGGCTGACCAACAAATCCGAGAAGACCAAAGGGAAGGTCCAGGACGCCGTCGACTGGATGTTCCCGATGGGCGTCGAGTGGTTCGGGCTCCCGGACAGCCAGAAGCGCAACACCGACCAGCTCGACTACCGTATCAAGGGCAAGACCAACGACGAGCTCCGCCAGGAGTGGATGAGCCACGTCGTGCCGCTCGCCAACGAGTTGGATCTCGAGGTGCCCGCTCACTACGACGACGACTCCGACGAGTACGTTCTCGAGTACGACGCCCCCGTCGCGTTCGACGCCGCCAACAAGGAGTGGCGCTTCGAGGAGCCGATCGGCTGGGACGACGTCCTCGACCGCTGGCGGGACCGCGGCCCGGCCAACGAGAAACACGTCAACCTCATCCAGTCCGGCACGCTCGAAGCGGGGGTCTGA
- a CDS encoding GNAT family N-acetyltransferase, producing MGIRTRHATEADGEEILELWHGFTAYLSQFDERYEHSDQADERWLQYFENQLVDSKYGTVLLAEDDENDEFLGVLEARVMGDHPIFRLANHGYINGMYVREEHRRKGIASRLLDAAAEWFTEEPRDVGFYRIDVLAGEEDAAAMLESHGLEPVEYVYEQRL from the coding sequence ATGGGTATCCGAACGCGCCACGCCACAGAAGCCGACGGCGAGGAGATCCTGGAGCTCTGGCACGGGTTCACCGCGTACCTCTCGCAGTTCGACGAGCGGTACGAGCACTCGGACCAGGCCGACGAGCGGTGGCTGCAGTACTTCGAGAACCAACTCGTCGACTCGAAGTACGGGACGGTCCTGCTCGCCGAGGACGACGAGAACGACGAGTTCCTGGGCGTCCTCGAGGCCCGGGTGATGGGCGATCACCCCATCTTCCGGCTGGCGAACCACGGCTACATCAACGGAATGTACGTGCGCGAGGAGCACCGCCGGAAGGGGATCGCGAGCCGCCTGCTGGACGCCGCCGCCGAGTGGTTCACCGAGGAGCCACGCGACGTCGGCTTCTACCGCATCGACGTCCTCGCCGGCGAGGAGGACGCCGCGGCGATGCTCGAATCCCACGGGCTCGAGCCGGTTGAATACGTCTACGAACAGCGACTCTAA
- a CDS encoding 2Fe-2S iron-sulfur cluster-binding protein: protein MVETYEVEFVDKGRTIRVPEDQPILEAAEEVGVDLPYQCRMGVCGVCSALRVEEGETDQVEAMFLSGGEKEEGYVLTCVAKPRSDLKLRSNESP from the coding sequence ATGGTCGAGACCTACGAAGTCGAGTTCGTCGACAAGGGCCGCACCATCCGGGTGCCCGAAGACCAGCCCATCCTGGAGGCCGCCGAGGAAGTGGGGGTCGATCTCCCGTATCAGTGTCGGATGGGCGTCTGCGGGGTCTGTTCGGCGCTCCGCGTCGAGGAAGGCGAGACCGACCAGGTCGAGGCGATGTTCCTCTCGGGCGGCGAAAAGGAGGAGGGATACGTCCTCACCTGCGTCGCGAAGCCGCGGTCGGACCTGAAGCTCCGTTCGAACGAGAGCCCGTAA
- a CDS encoding 3-hydroxyacyl-CoA dehydrogenase family protein, producing the protein MHVTVLGAGTMGHGIAQVSAMAGHEVTLRDIESGIVEEGIDAIRSNLDGGVERGKVTEAEKAATLGRITGETDLATAVGGADLVAEAVPEDLDIKTDVLTDAEDVADGDAVLATNTSSLSVTELASSLERPGNLIGLHFFNPVHIMSLVEVVVGERTDESTRAFGIEFVEGIDKTPVVVRDVPGFASSRLGVALGVEAVRMVEEGVASPRDIDNAMELGYNHPMGPLELTDVVGLDVRLDILEYLRTELGERFKPPQLLKRKVRAGKLGRKSGEGFYVWEDGEAVAMSGAWDR; encoded by the coding sequence ATGCACGTTACAGTGCTCGGAGCCGGCACGATGGGCCACGGCATCGCGCAGGTAAGCGCGATGGCGGGTCACGAGGTGACGCTCCGGGACATCGAGTCGGGGATCGTCGAGGAGGGGATCGACGCGATCCGCTCGAACCTCGACGGCGGCGTCGAACGCGGGAAGGTCACCGAGGCGGAGAAGGCGGCGACCCTCGGCAGGATCACCGGCGAGACCGACCTTGCGACCGCGGTCGGGGGCGCGGACCTCGTCGCCGAGGCGGTCCCGGAAGATCTCGACATCAAGACGGACGTCCTCACCGACGCCGAGGACGTGGCGGACGGGGACGCCGTCCTGGCGACGAACACCTCGTCGCTGTCGGTGACGGAACTCGCGAGCAGCCTGGAACGACCGGGGAACCTGATCGGGCTCCACTTCTTCAACCCGGTTCACATTATGTCGCTGGTCGAGGTCGTCGTGGGCGAGCGCACCGACGAGTCGACCCGGGCGTTCGGGATCGAGTTCGTGGAGGGGATCGACAAGACCCCGGTCGTCGTTCGCGACGTGCCGGGTTTTGCCTCCTCCAGGCTCGGGGTCGCCCTCGGCGTCGAGGCAGTGCGGATGGTCGAGGAGGGAGTGGCCTCCCCCCGCGACATCGACAACGCGATGGAGCTCGGATACAACCACCCGATGGGGCCGCTCGAACTCACCGACGTCGTCGGGCTGGACGTCCGCCTCGACATCCTGGAGTACCTCCGCACCGAACTCGGCGAGCGGTTCAAACCGCCGCAGTTGCTCAAGCGGAAGGTCCGGGCCGGAAAGCTCGGGAGGAAGTCCGGCGAGGGGTTCTACGTCTGGGAGGACGGCGAGGCCGTCGCGATGAGCGGGGCGTGGGACCGATGA
- a CDS encoding enoyl-CoA hydratase/isomerase family protein, whose amino-acid sequence MSDDVFAESFESIRVGREGGVATVTIDRPDDRNALNATVRSELKAALPAIEDSEARVIVLTGSEECNAFVAGADVTELRDRDLLAQREASARPRVYEVVDGLATPVIAAVNGHALGGGLELATACDIRIAEAGGKLGQPEINLGLIPGGGGTQRLPRLIGEGRAMRLILSGELIDAAEAADIGLVAEVCDPETFDDRVAELAGAIAEKSPLALEFAKESVRAASRTGLDEGIDYEAQLFVQLFATEDKNEGIDAFFQDREPEWQGR is encoded by the coding sequence ATGAGCGACGACGTCTTCGCCGAGTCCTTCGAGTCGATTCGGGTCGGTCGCGAGGGCGGTGTCGCGACGGTCACGATCGACCGCCCCGACGACCGGAACGCGCTGAACGCGACCGTCCGGTCGGAGCTGAAGGCCGCACTACCCGCGATCGAGGACTCGGAGGCGCGGGTGATCGTCCTCACCGGCTCCGAGGAGTGCAACGCCTTCGTCGCGGGCGCGGACGTGACCGAACTCCGCGACCGCGACCTGCTGGCACAGCGCGAGGCCAGCGCCCGCCCCCGCGTCTACGAGGTCGTCGACGGACTCGCCACGCCGGTGATCGCCGCGGTCAACGGCCACGCCCTCGGCGGCGGCCTGGAACTCGCGACCGCTTGCGACATCCGGATCGCGGAGGCGGGCGGCAAGCTCGGGCAACCGGAGATCAACCTGGGGCTCATCCCGGGCGGCGGCGGCACACAGCGGCTCCCGCGGCTGATCGGCGAGGGCCGGGCGATGCGGTTGATCCTCTCGGGGGAACTGATCGACGCCGCCGAGGCCGCCGACATCGGGCTCGTAGCGGAGGTGTGTGACCCCGAGACGTTCGACGATCGCGTCGCGGAGCTCGCGGGCGCGATCGCCGAGAAGAGCCCGCTGGCGCTGGAGTTCGCGAAGGAGAGCGTCCGCGCGGCCTCGCGGACGGGCCTCGACGAGGGGATCGACTACGAGGCGCAACTCTTCGTCCAGCTGTTCGCCACCGAGGACAAAAACGAGGGGATCGACGCGTTCTTCCAGGATCGGGAGCCCGAGTGGCAGGGTCGGTAG
- a CDS encoding enoyl-CoA hydratase/isomerase family protein — translation MKSFDELDLEYFRTETRDHIGILRIDRPPVNAHNIDVLLELQRAVEGVRFDDEVRVCVFGSANDDVFSTGYDINALQEETGERTGYASQTSKEIIMKMRSTDTLFLAAVDGHCMGGGLELALACDFRFVGDDDDYRVGMPEIHLGLIAGEAGTQLLPRYIDRSEALRLMVTGEELTPAEATEKGIFDEIHPPEELEDAVFEFAEMIVEKPAGAVGHNKLAVNEGLELPLWDALAHERELQNQLLGSDIAEEGVDAFLNKRDPDFLGVELGDKEPGSDE, via the coding sequence ATGAAATCGTTCGACGAACTCGACCTCGAATACTTCCGGACGGAGACGCGCGACCACATCGGGATCCTGCGCATCGACCGACCGCCGGTGAACGCACACAACATCGACGTTCTGCTGGAACTCCAGCGGGCCGTCGAGGGCGTTCGGTTCGACGACGAAGTACGCGTCTGCGTCTTCGGCAGCGCGAACGACGACGTCTTCTCGACCGGCTACGACATCAACGCCCTTCAAGAGGAGACCGGCGAACGGACCGGCTACGCCAGCCAGACCTCAAAGGAGATCATTATGAAGATGCGGTCGACGGATACCCTCTTTTTGGCCGCCGTCGACGGCCACTGTATGGGCGGCGGCCTCGAACTGGCGCTTGCGTGTGACTTCCGGTTCGTCGGCGACGACGACGACTACCGCGTGGGGATGCCCGAGATCCACCTCGGCCTCATCGCCGGCGAGGCCGGGACCCAACTGCTCCCCCGCTACATCGACCGCTCGGAGGCGCTGCGCCTGATGGTCACCGGCGAGGAGCTCACCCCCGCGGAGGCCACCGAGAAGGGGATCTTCGACGAGATCCACCCGCCGGAGGAGCTGGAGGACGCCGTCTTCGAGTTCGCGGAGATGATCGTCGAGAAGCCCGCCGGCGCGGTCGGCCACAACAAGCTCGCGGTCAACGAGGGCCTGGAACTCCCGCTGTGGGACGCCCTCGCACACGAACGCGAGCTCCAGAACCAGCTGCTGGGCTCCGACATCGCCGAGGAGGGCGTCGACGCGTTCCTCAACAAGCGCGACCCCGACTTCCTCGGCGTCGAACTCGGCGACAAGGAACCCGGCTCCGACGAGTAA
- a CDS encoding enoyl-CoA hydratase/isomerase family protein, with protein MVRVEIDGRVHTIAFDRPEAKNALTADAATELVDALEAAADAGARAVVLTGDGDAFCAGGDIEAMAARDETPGEAHDRVRETLTALIETLLTLPLPVLAKVNGDAVGAGTNVAAACDFAYAVEDARFGEVFGNVGLIPDSGGTFILPALVGLRTAKELTMTGRLFDAPEAAEMDLINRALPADDLDSEVADLLATLDRKPTETLGLTKRGLHENIGRPFRDALEREAYLQVLAYGSDAHETGVEAFGNDDRPDFE; from the coding sequence ATGGTACGAGTCGAGATCGACGGTCGCGTCCACACGATCGCGTTCGACCGGCCCGAGGCGAAGAACGCCCTCACCGCCGACGCGGCAACCGAACTCGTCGACGCGCTGGAAGCGGCGGCGGACGCCGGCGCCCGCGCCGTCGTCCTCACCGGCGACGGCGACGCGTTCTGTGCCGGCGGCGACATCGAGGCGATGGCCGCCCGCGACGAGACGCCCGGGGAGGCCCACGACCGCGTCCGCGAGACGCTCACCGCGTTGATCGAGACGCTTCTCACCCTGCCGCTGCCGGTGCTCGCGAAGGTGAACGGCGACGCCGTGGGCGCCGGCACGAACGTCGCCGCCGCCTGCGACTTCGCGTACGCCGTCGAGGACGCCCGGTTCGGCGAGGTGTTCGGTAACGTGGGGCTGATCCCCGATTCCGGCGGGACGTTCATCCTCCCCGCCTTGGTCGGGCTCCGGACGGCGAAGGAGCTCACGATGACCGGCCGGCTGTTCGACGCGCCCGAGGCCGCGGAGATGGACCTGATCAACCGAGCCCTCCCGGCCGACGACCTCGACAGCGAGGTCGCGGATCTGCTTGCGACGCTCGATCGGAAGCCCACGGAGACGCTCGGACTCACGAAGCGCGGGCTCCACGAGAACATCGGCCGGCCGTTCCGGGACGCCTTGGAGCGGGAGGCGTACCTTCAGGTGCTGGCGTACGGCAGCGACGCCCACGAAACCGGGGTCGAGGCGTTCGGAAACGACGACCGCCCCGATTTCGAGTAG